A stretch of Macadamia integrifolia cultivar HAES 741 chromosome 7, SCU_Mint_v3, whole genome shotgun sequence DNA encodes these proteins:
- the LOC122083913 gene encoding chaperone protein dnaJ 8, chloroplastic-like → MAMAVGLVNGRSSWTQRSFPKNRKGKKMNVSCIASTASLTDQYRKLRIKPGASESEVKKAFRQLALQYHPDVCKGNNCSVQFHSINEAYDMVMSYLRGEETNTVDQYASYDYNDADEPMRGMCDPDWDMWEEWMGWEGAGIRDYSSHINPYI, encoded by the exons ATGGCTATGGCTGTTGGGTTGGTGAATGGTAGGTCCTCATGGACTCAGAGAAGCTTCCCGAAGaacagaaaggggaagaagatgaatgTTTCTTGTATTGCTTCTACAGCTAGCTTAACTGATCAATATAGAAAGCTTAGAATCAAACCTGGTGCTTCTGAAAGCGAGGTCAAGAAGGCCTTTCGCCAGCTCGCTTTACAG tatcatcctgatGTGTGCAAAGGAAACAACTGCAGTGTTCAATTCCACAGCATTAACGAAGCCTACGAT ATGGTGATGAGCTACTTGAGGGGAGAAGAAACGAACACAGTCGATCAATATGCATCGTACGATTATAACGATGCAGATGAGCCAATGAGAGGGATGTGCGACCCTGATTGGGATATGTGGGAAGAATGGATGGGATGGGAAGGTGCAGGGATTCGTGATTACTCTTCTCACATCAACCCTTATATTTAA